The Prunus dulcis chromosome 5, ALMONDv2, whole genome shotgun sequence genomic sequence agatttgGGGGTAAATTAAAAGTATGATACAAGTTTAGGAGGTAATTCGGCATATAactcttttattttagaaaatgaATGAGTAGGATGGTTGGAGTTGCAAGCAGTATAAATGTAAAATAGAAGCCAATGTTGTCTGCCAGGTACTAAAAGCGGACCAACTATTTCACATTCACCTGAGAAAAAATACTTCAACACAACGCACGCTCGGGAGTAGACGATCACTTCCACAGTAAAAGACAAAACCTTGAAAAggccaaaaggaaaaaaataaataccgGAAATGGTTAAAATATGGAATATATGTACAGAGCCTCTTTCTGTCTCTCCTTCCTTTGATGtgaaaatttggaaatctCCTCCTTTTGGGGCCTCACTGAACCAAATCTATCTCTAAATtctcattcttttttctttccctttaaTTTCCTCACTCCTATCAATTCCTCTACCACGTTCCCCTTACTGATTCAACAATTTCCCATTTTGCTAAGCCACTTTCTGATGATCTCTTCATTATCTTTTGGACATTTTGAGGCTGTAGATCCAACCGCAATTCCAACTTGGTAACTTGTTTCATTTTGGTTAGATTTTTGTTCAAGTATCTTGCTTTGATCTGTACTGTGCCTCCTAATTTGTTGTTGTAGAAGTAGCTGTAGCTCCTTGTTATTTCTCTGGAAGGTTCTTAGCTAAAAGCTTTGTAATTTGTGTTGTAGATGTTTTCTTGAAGTACCCATTTCTTATGTTGCTAAGATTTCTCAACATTTCAGCAATTTGTATAGAATTTTGGTGAATTCAGCATGTGGGTACTTTCCTTTGTGTTACGAGAACCTGTAAGATAGCACTTAGGGTTTGTAACActcttgttttctttcaagCACTGTACTTTTTGTGTTGAGGAATTATACTTGCAATGGATTATGGAAGAGAAACTAATGTAGTGCAAGTAATCACTGGGAATAGTGTTGGCGGTGATATTTGGTCTGCTGATCAAGCAGTTTGGGCTACTGAGGATGAGTACCGAGTTTGGAATAATGGTGACGCGTTGGCGGACACCATGTCCAACTCGAATTATGATCAAAGGCAATCTCAAAGTCGCTCTGGAAGCGAACCCCCAAATAAGAAATCAAGGAACTCCCAAGATGCAACTTCGTCTAACCGGTCAAAAGCCATTGGGAAAATGtttttcaaaaccaaacttTGTTGCAAATTCCGTGCTGGGACGTGCCCCTACGTCACTAATTGCAACTTTGCTCATAGCATTGAGGAGCTTCGAAGGCCACCTCCAAATTGGCAAGAAATTGTGGCTGCTCATGAGGAAGAAAAGGGGGTATCTTCAGAGCCAAGGGAAGAATATCAAATTCCAATAGTCTCTACAGGTTATGGTGTGGAGACTCAGAGGTCGTATAAAGGGAGGCATTGCAAGAAGTTTTATACTGAGGAAGGCTGCCCTTATGGGGATAATTGTACTTTTCTTCATGATGAGCAGTCAAAGAATCGAGAGAGTGTGGCAATAAGTTTAGGTCCAGGAGGGTATGGTGGTGCTGCAAATGGAGCAAATAACAAGCCATCAAATTGGAAAACAAGGAT encodes the following:
- the LOC117628142 gene encoding zinc finger CCCH domain-containing protein 56-like, which translates into the protein MDYGRETNVVQVITGNSVGGDIWSADQAVWATEDEYRVWNNGDALADTMSNSNYDQRQSQSRSGSEPPNKKSRNSQDATSSNRSKAIGKMFFKTKLCCKFRAGTCPYVTNCNFAHSIEELRRPPPNWQEIVAAHEEEKGVSSEPREEYQIPIVSTGYGVETQRSYKGRHCKKFYTEEGCPYGDNCTFLHDEQSKNRESVAISLGPGGYGGAANGANNKPSNWKTRICNKWELTGYCPFGSKCHFAHGVAELHRYGGGLVEGDVRESSSAPPDNKQGGVPSKTPADTVVVSVPLVPHSDVYHLGVPSQRSSIVIQRPGQRAHQKWKGPDKISRIYGDWIDEIE